The following is a genomic window from Bordetella sp. H567.
GGTCGTGATCGGTGGCGGCGATTCGGCCTTGCAGGAAGCCCTGGTGCTGGCGCGGTACTGTCGCCAGGTGCATGTGATCGATCGCGAACCGGCGCTGCGGGCGCGGCGGCACCTGGTCGACGCCGTGCTGGCCTGCGAAAACATCGTGGTGCGGCACGCGAGCGAACCGCGGGCCATCCACGGCAGCGACGGCGTCGAAAGCGTGCGCGTGGAAAGCCTGACGGGCGAGGGCGCCACGGATATCGCGTGCAGCGGGCTGTTCGCCTATATCGGGCTGGCGCCCAACAGCGCATTCCTGCCCGCCTTCGTGGCGCGCGATGCGGGTGGCTTCGTACGCACCGATGCGTCGCTGTGCGCCGCGCCCGGCGGGCTTTATGCCGCCGGTGCCGTGCGTTCGGGATATCGCGGCTTGCTCGAACACGCCATCGAGGAAGGCACGCAGGCCGCCAGGCAGGCCATGCGCGACATGGTGTCGTGGTAGGGGATGACGGCGGTATCAGCACGATGCCGCGATGGCGGATGGCCGCGCGATGGCGGTTCGCCAGGCGGCAAGCTCAGCCGCCGCCGTACACCAGCATCGCGGCGGCGAGGTCTTCCGAGGCGGCGCCCACCGCCTTGTAGACCGTGATTTCATCCGCCGCGCGGCGGCCGGGATGCTGGCGGCGGCACAGCGCTTCCAGCGTGGCCAGAACCCGATCGCGGCTGAAGACCCCGGCGGCGATGGGCGAGAGCAGGTCGCCCGATTTGTCCAGGGCTTCTTCCGTGTCGACGAATACCGAGGTATCGGCGAAAGTCGCGTCGTCGGATTCGCGCATGAAGGGCTGGAAGCTGCCGATCAGGTCGACATGCGTGCCGGCTTGCAGGCAGGCGCGCCGCACCAGCGGCTGCTGCGCCAACGTGGCGCAGCTGACGATCTCCGCTTCCCGGACGGCGGCATCCAGGTCCGGCGCGACCGCCGCGTCAAAGCCGCCCGCCGACAGCTTGTCCGCCAGGGCGGCAGCTTTCGCGGGATGGCGGTCCCATACGCGCACCTGCCGGATA
Proteins encoded in this region:
- a CDS encoding NAD(P)/FAD-dependent oxidoreductase; this encodes MSETEHDVVVIGSGITGLTAARQLLRDGCGVATVEQGMFGGLVININELDGSIGGSGADLASDLMMEVGDLGVEPLAQAAVAVERLDDRWRIALADGGACVAGAVIVASGARLKRLDIPGEAEFEHRGVGQCADCDGPLYQGQDVVVIGGGDSALQEALVLARYCRQVHVIDREPALRARRHLVDAVLACENIVVRHASEPRAIHGSDGVESVRVESLTGEGATDIACSGLFAYIGLAPNSAFLPAFVARDAGGFVRTDASLCAAPGGLYAAGAVRSGYRGLLEHAIEEGTQAARQAMRDMVSW
- a CDS encoding ornithine cyclodeaminase family protein, whose translation is MQIFDSVTTESRLPFDRLIPALEQIFIRGCTVPRRHNHILRESEGAKDSLLIMPAWQDDYLGIKHVTIFPGNGARQLPGLHSTYTLYNAVTGVPLALIDGDQITVRRTAAASALAASFLARPDAHRLLVVGAGNVATALAPAYAAVRDIRQVRVWDRHPAKAAALADKLSAGGFDAAVAPDLDAAVREAEIVSCATLAQQPLVRRACLQAGTHVDLIGSFQPFMRESDDATFADTSVFVDTEEALDKSGDLLSPIAAGVFSRDRVLATLEALCRRQHPGRRAADEITVYKAVGAASEDLAAAMLVYGGG